GTTTTAATTTCCCGAAGATAATCTTTCTTGCCAAAGAGTAACCGTTGCTGTGCAGGCCGCTCGACGCAAGTCCTATAATCTTATCCCCGGGTTTTATTTTTCTGCCGTCTATGATTTTTCCTTTATCAGCTATCCCGACTGCAAATCCTGCAAGGTCATATTCGCCGTCTTTGTAGAAACCGGGCATCTCCGCGGTCTCGCCGCCGACCAGCGCGCATCCAGCCTCCATGCACCCCTTTGCAATGCCTTTTATGACTTCGGCAGCAGTCTTTGCATCAAGCCTTCCTGTTGCAAAATAATCCAGAAAGAAAAGCGGCTCTGCGCCGCTTACGATTATATCGTTTACGCCCATTGCTACAAGGTCAATGCCGACAGTATCATGCCTCTTCATCATAAAGGCAATCTTAAGTTTTGTCCCAACTCCGTCTGTTGACGAGACAAGCACAGGGTTTTTGTATCTTTTCAGGTTTAATTTAAAGAGCGCGGCAAAGCCGCCGATACCTGCCATGACCTCCTGCCTTGCTGTCTTTCCGGCAATAGGTTTTATAAGCTTAACAAGCCTTTCGCCCTCGTCTATATTTACCCCTGACTTTTTGTAGGTAACGCCTTTCAAAAAAATCTCCTTTCGGCAAAAAGGTTAATCCAAGTGGCGGTTAAAGTCAAATCTTTTTAATAAAAGGTAATG
The sequence above is drawn from the Deltaproteobacteria bacterium genome and encodes:
- the purM gene encoding phosphoribosylformylglycinamidine cyclo-ligase, giving the protein MFLKGVTYKKSGVNIDEGERLVKLIKPIAGKTARQEVMAGIGGFAALFKLNLKRYKNPVLVSSTDGVGTKLKIAFMMKRHDTVGIDLVAMGVNDIIVSGAEPLFFLDYFATGRLDAKTAAEVIKGIAKGCMEAGCALVGGETAEMPGFYKDGEYDLAGFAVGIADKGKIIDGRKIKPGDKIIGLASSGLHSNGYSLARKIIFGKLKLNLKSRIKGLGKSVGDELLTPTKIYVKTVAALKKEFNIKGIAHITGGGLIENIPRILPGICKAKIFKNRWRIPSVFQIIQRAGRIEETEMFRTFNCGIGMVIIVAGKDADNAVKRLKALKETAFLIGNIEKRSPKEDSVVIL